In a single window of the Pleurodeles waltl isolate 20211129_DDA chromosome 4_2, aPleWal1.hap1.20221129, whole genome shotgun sequence genome:
- the LOC138293755 gene encoding chemerin-like receptor 1: MHATNCSVTTEDFAKTVASLGVKATSGIFQTISVLTFILGVPGNGLVLWVLGVRMKLTETTILFLNLSIADFFYLLIVPLRITYAARQFAWPFGEALCKIDFFLAFLNMYASVFFLASVSLDRCLLVGWPMWYRRHRSMQTSVKVCSVVWLMSISLSAPYLFFADNQTLFNQSICFINYAPEEDKVGETGLREWREPTMIAVRFVFAFCIPVTIIIACYTHIGLRVRKMRLTNQSRVYRITVLTVLMFFINWTPYQLFSLGGLLLYAKPTCLFHPSVFLGYPVVYAFAYVNSCVNPILYVFVGGGFTRKLAQSLPAIFERAFNEELLSTSRRGTRKSPKLQPRSTQLKREATLPSISQKENPAYSEDT, encoded by the coding sequence ATGCATGCCACAAACTGCAGTGTCACTACAGAGGATTTCGCAAAGACCGTTGCTTCTCTTGGGGTGAAGGCCACATCTGGTATCTTCCAGACCATCAGCGTGCTCACTTTCATTCTTGGGGTGCCTGGGAATGGTCTGGTCCTCTGGGTACTCGGTGTACGGATGAAGCTGACCGAGACCACCATCCTCTTCCTCAACCTATCTATTGCTGACTTTTTCTACCTACTTATCGTACCTCTACGAATAACATATGCGGCCCGCCAGTTTGCCTGGCCCTTTGGAGAAGCTCTGTGCAAGATAGACTTCTTTCTCGCCTTCCTGAATATGTATGCCAGTGTTTTCTTCTTGGCGTCTGTCAGTCTGGATCGCTGCCTCCTGGTGGGTTGGCCGATGTGGTACCGCCGACATCGCTCCATGCAGACTTCGGTGAAGGTCTGCTCTGTGGTGTGGCTGATGTCCATCTCTCTGAGTGCTCCTTACCTCTTCTTCGCCGACAATCAGACGTTATTCAACCAGAGCATCTGCTTCATAAACTATGCCCCTGAAGAAGATAAAGTGGGTGAAACAGGTCTGCGGGAGTGGAGGGAACCCACCATGATCGCTGTGCGCTTTGTCTTTGCTTTTTGCATCCCTGTTACAATCATCATCGCCTGCTACACGCATATAGGACTTCGTGTGAGGAAGATGCGCCTGACCAACCAGTCCCGGGTTTACCGGATCACTGTCCTCACCGTTTTGATGTTCTTTATCAACTGGACGCCTTACCAGCTGTTCAGCTTGGGCGGTCTCTTGCTCTATGCCAAGCCCACATGCCTCTTCCACCCCTCTGTCTTTTTAGGGTACCCTGTGGTATACGCCTTCGCTTACGTCAACAGCTGTGTGAACCCCATCTTGTATGTCTTTGTGGGTGGGGGATTCACCCGAAAGTTGGCACAGTCTCTTCCAGCAATATTCGAAAGGGCATTTAATGAAGAACTGCTGTCTACAAGCCGGAGGGGGACCAGAAAAAGCCCCAAGTTGCAACCTCGCTCAACACAACTGAAGAGGGAAGCCACCCTCCCATCAATTTCACAGAAGGAAAACCCAGCTTATAGTGAGGATACCTAa